The sequence AAGCTTCGAGAACACTTTGTACCCCATGAACGTTGAGGTAAGTTTCTTGTTGTCCTGCAAAACTAGCATCAGGCAAATCTTCTGCAGTTGCTGATGAACGTACTGCTACATCCACATTGTAGGTATACTTTTCACAGATGGTTTTTTCTTCTCCTGCAAAGCGATCGCAATATTTAAAATCAAAACTATATTGCTGACAAAGCTTAGTATAGGCTTCCGTAATTGCTGTTTCTAGTTCTTCAGGAAAAGGGGTATTCAGAATTAATGCTCTAGCTTGTTTACCTCGCGATCGCAAGTTGTTAATATCTTCTACATCAAGATCGGCAAATAGTTGACGTAACTTACTTTCTAGTTCTGCCTGTTGAATAAAATAACGATAAGCATAGGCAGTGGAAGCAAAACCATCTGGTACATTAATTCCTATTGGTGTTAGTTGTTGGATCATTTCTCCTAACGAGGCATTTTTTCCGCCTACTAGAGAAACGTCAGAGATCCCTACATCTTTAAACCACAAAATCAAAGCTTGTTCTTTATCTTGTAGAAATTCTTGGTGGCGATCTTTTGTTTCTACCATAATAACGTAGTCCCTCATCTAACCTCGACCTCTTTGCCTATCTAGAACTAGTAATGCTTTGAGGTTTATAGTTCTGTTGTAACCAACTAATTTGAGAAACTTGTGAAGATATTAGGCACTAGAAAAAATTTGCTACTTTGTTATTTTATCCCCATTTCCCTAAGTATTTGTACTACCCACAAAATCCGTTAGAACCAGACTTTGCCCACTAGTAGTAAACTAAGTTACCTGTTAAAACTAATTGGGTTTACTACTAGTGGTTTGTGGATTAATTCACTTAAGTTTACCCCTGTAGCAGTAAGTAGTTTAGTCCAGTCACGCTCAAGCTGGGAATTATCATTTTTTAGGCGCAATTGTGCTAAATTATCTAGAGAATCCAACCAAATTAGATTTTTTCCATATTCTTGATATATTGGAGTTGTTCTGCTTCTAAGCCGAGCTTTTAATGCGGGAGTCAGAGTAATTCTTTTAATCCATCCATCAACAAAATTAGCAGTCGATGATGAAGAGTCACCACAATAAAGTTTGAAATACCAACGATAGGATTGGTTGATTGCCAGAGGAGGAGAAGTTTGGGGAATTTTTAGGCTTACTAAACCAGGTGTCTTTGGCAGATTGAAAGTTTGTCGATAAACATCGTTTTCTTGTTCATCTTGAAGGACAAATTCTCCAGAAGAGATCTGTTGGGGAGAATAAGGTACATAAAACCAGAGTTTAGGGCGATCGCTAACTGTAGTTCCCATATTATTCTGAGGAACTAGGGCTGTAAGTGGTGTCTGGCTTGCAGGGCAAGGACTACGACTTCCTCC is a genomic window of Pleurocapsa sp. PCC 7319 containing:
- a CDS encoding DUF928 domain-containing protein, translated to MKILQLSIKLLIANSIFLAIICLSNFRVKTEEINTFTNQSTSEQVDNSSQDNKLDFSGDGRPGRRSGGGSRSPCPASQTPLTALVPQNNMGTTVSDRPKLWFYVPYSPQQISSGEFVLQDEQENDVYRQTFNLPKTPGLVSLKIPQTSPPLAINQSYRWYFKLYCGDSSSSTANFVDGWIKRITLTPALKARLRSRTTPIYQEYGKNLIWLDSLDNLAQLRLKNDNSQLERDWTKLLTATGVNLSELIHKPLVVNPISFNR